In a single window of the Penaeus monodon isolate SGIC_2016 chromosome 3, NSTDA_Pmon_1, whole genome shotgun sequence genome:
- the LOC119589219 gene encoding pro-resilin-like → MFFKASLLLALAVAVAARPETPSYSPPAHPAPSYSPPSPSYNAPAHPSPSYRAPTYNDVPAQYNTQYAVNDEYSGNNYGHQEDRDGYKTQGTYYVQLPDGRLQKVTYYVDGESGYVAEVTYEGEAQYAAYQPSLSTSYQPAPSPSYA, encoded by the exons ATGTTCTTTAAG gcATCTCTCTTACTGGCGCTTGCCGTCGCCGTCGCAGCCCGACCCGAGActccttcctactctcctcctGCTCACCCAGCTCCTTCGTACTCGCCTCCCAGCCCATCCTATAACGCGCCcgcccacccttctccctcctataGAGCTCCCACCTACAACGAT GTTCCAGCCCAGTACAACACTCAGTATGCCGTGAACGATGAATACTCAGGTAACAACTACGGACATCAAGAGGACCGCGATGGCTACAAGACTCAGGGAACGTACTATGtacagctccccgacggccgtcTGCAGAAGGTCACCTACTACGTGGATGGCGAGTCCGGCTACGTGGCAGAGGTCACCTACGAAGGGGAAGCACAGTATGCAGCATATCAGCCCTCTCTATCAACTTCTTATCAGCCTGCTCCATCACCGTC
- the LOC119586929 gene encoding uncharacterized protein LOC119586929 encodes MLTSSSTLLHFKGLLGVHRYVCSRCNATHVRDISRACSRTRASDACVHGSTHFFSLSLQVPAQYNTQYAVNDEYSGNNYGHQKDRDGYKTQGTYYVQLPEGRLQKVTYYVDGESGYVAEVTYEGEAQYPAYQPSLSTSYQPAPSPSYA; translated from the exons ATGTTGACATCCTCTTCAACTTTGTTGCACTTTAAAGGCCTACTAGGggtacacagatatgtatgtagtaGATGTAATGCCACTCATGTCAGGGATATCTCT cgagcgtgcTCACGTACGCGCGCGAGCGATGCGTGCGTGCATGGATCCacgcactttttttctctctctttacaggtTCCAGCCCAGTACAACACTCAGTATGCCGTGAACGACGAATACTCAGGTAACAACTATGGGCATCAAAAGGACCGCGACGGCTACAAGACTCAGGGAACGTACTATGTGCAGCTCCCCGAGGGCCGTCTGCAGAAGGTCACCTACTACGTGGATGGCGAGTCCGGCTACGTGGCAGAGGTCACCTACGAAGGGGAAGCACAGTATCCAGCTTATCAGCCCTCTCTGTCAACTTCTTATCAGCCTGCTCCATCACCGTCTTACGCTTAA
- the LOC119589231 gene encoding pro-resilin-like, with translation MFFKVSVLLALAVAVAARPETPPYSPPAQPAPSYSPPSPSYNAPAHPSPSYRAPTYNDVPAQYNTQYAVNDEYSGNNYGHQEDRDGYKTQGTYYVQLPDGRLQKVTYYVDGESGYVAEVTYEGEAQYPAYQPAPSTSYQPAPSPSYA, from the exons ATGTTCTTTAAG gtATCTGTATTACTGGCGCTTGCAGTCGCCGTCGCAGCCCGACCCGAGActcctccctactctcctcctGCTCAGCCAGCACCTTCGTACTCGCCTCCCAGCCCATCCTACAACGCGCccgcccatccttctccctcctataGAGCTCCCACCTACAATGAT GTTCCAGCCCAGTACAACACTCAGTATGCCGTGAACGACGAATACTCAGGTAACAACTACGGACATCAAGAGGACCGAGATGGCTACAAGACTCAGGGAACGTACTATGtacagctccccgacggccgttTGCAGAAGGTCACCTACTACGTAGATGGCGAATCCGGCTACGTGGCAGAGGTCACCTACGAAGGGGAAGCACAGTATCCAGCTTATCAGCCCGCTCCGTCAACTTCTTATCAGCCTGCTCCATCACCGTCTTACGCTTAA
- the LOC119596097 gene encoding cuticle protein 18.6-like: MFLKASVLVAIAVVAAARPETPSYTPAHPAPSYSPPSPSYSAPAHPSPSYHAPTYNDVPAQYNTQYAVNDEYSGNNYGHQEDRDGYKTQGTYYVQLPDGRLQKVTYYVDGESGYVAEVTYEGEAQYPAYQPAPSTSYQPAPSPSYA, encoded by the exons ATGTTTTTGAAG GCATCTGTATTAGTGGCGATTGCAGTCGTTGCCGCAGCTCGGCCCGAAACTCCTTCCTACACTCCTGCTCACCCAGCCCCTTCGTACTCGCCTCCCAGCCCTTCCTACAGTGCACCcgcccatccttctccttcctaccATGCTCCCACCTATAACGAC gtTCCAGCCCAGTACAACACTCAGTATGCCGTGAACGACGAATACTCAGGTAACAACTATGGGCATCAAGAGGACCGCGACGGCTACAAGACTCAGGGAACGTACTAtgtgcagctccccgacggccgtcTACAGAAGGTCACCTACTACGTGGATGGCGAGTCCGGCTACGTGGCAGAGGTCACCTACGAAGGGGAAGCACAGTATCCAGCTTATCAGCCCGCTCCGTCAACTTCTTATCAGCCTGCTCCATCACCGTCTTACGCTTAA
- the LOC119596124 gene encoding cuticle protein 18.6-like → MFLKASVLVAIAVVAAARPETPSYTPAHPAPSYSPPSPSYSAPAHPSPSYHAPTYNDVPAQYNTQYAVNDEYSGNNYGHQEDRDGYKTQGTYYVQLPDGRLQKVTYYVDGESGYVAEVTYEGEAQYPAYQPAPSTSYQPAPSPSYA, encoded by the exons ATGTTTTTGAAG GCATCTGTATTAGTGGCGATTGCAGTCGTTGCCGCAGCTCGGCCCGAAACTCCTTCCTACACTCCTGCTCACCCAGCCCCTTCGTACTCGCCTCCCAGCCCTTCCTACAGCGCGCCcgcccatccttctccttcctaccATGCTCCCACCTATAACGAT gtTCCAGCCCAGTACAACACTCAGTATGCCGTGAACGACGAATACTCAGGCAACAACTATGGGCATCAGGAGGACCGTGACGGCTACAAGACTCAGGGAACGTACTAtgtgcagctccccgacggccgtcTACAGAAGGTCACCTACTACGTGGATGGCGAGTCCGGCTACGTGGCAGAGGTCACCTACGAAGGAGAAGCACAGTATCCAGCTTATCAGCCCGCTCCATCAACATCTTATCAGCCTGCTCCATCACCGTCTTACGCTTAA
- the LOC119596130 gene encoding pro-resilin-like (The sequence of the model RefSeq protein was modified relative to this genomic sequence to represent the inferred CDS: added 21 bases not found in genome assembly) — protein MFFKASLLLALAVAVAARPETPPYSPPAQPAPSYSPPSPSYNAPAHPSPSYRAPTYNDGPAQYNTQYAVNDEYSGNNYGHQEDRDGYKTQGTYYVQLPDGRLQKVTYYVDGESGYVAEVTYEGEAQYAAYQPAPSTSYQPAPSPSYA, from the exons TTACTGGCGCTTGCAGTCGCCGTCGCAGCCCGACCCGAGActcctccctactctcctcctGCTCAGCCAGCTCCTTCGTACTCGCCTCCCAGCCCATCCTACAACGCGCccgcccatccttctccctcctataGAGCTCCCACCTACAATGAT GGTCCAGCCCAGTACAACACTCAGTATGCCGTAAACGACGAATACTCAGGCAACAACTACGGGCATCAAGAGGACCGCGATGGCTACAAGACTCAGGGAACATACTAtgtgcagctccccgacggccgtcTACAGAAGGTCACCTACTACGTGGATGGCGAGTCCGGCTACGTGGCAGAGGTCACCTATGAAGGGGAAGCACAGTATGCAGCATATCAGCCCGCTCCATCAACTTCTTATCAACCTGCTCCATCACCGTCTTACGCTTAA